One genomic segment of Ipomoea triloba cultivar NCNSP0323 chromosome 9, ASM357664v1 includes these proteins:
- the LOC116031022 gene encoding cytokinin dehydrogenase 6-like isoform X2, giving the protein MRYLPICLTKQKNTLFITILLLSCITIKLDLCFSSVPSSLKALQLYGHFSFENNELAARDFGNRYHHLPLAVLHPKSVADISTTIKHVWQMGPGSELTVAARGHGHSLQGQAQAHQGIIINMESLRGGDIMRVHEGRFPYVDVPAGELWINVLHETLKYGLAPKSWTDYLHLTVGGTLSNAGISGQAFRHGPQISNVHQLEVVTGKGEVVTCSEEQNADLFHGVLGGLGQFGIITRARISLEPAPKMVKWIRVLYSDFFTFSRDQERLISAENTFDYIEGLVIKNRSGLMNNWRASFDPKDPVQAKQFVSDGRTLFCLELTKNFDPNNAESVSKEIESLLSQLSYEPSTLFMSEVSYVEFLDRVHASEKKLREKGLWDLPHPWLNLLVPRSKIQYFASEVFGNILRDTSNGPVLIYPVNKSKRRYLLPGGLPITSKSHIHRNRRLSSYINSKPKGSGFL; this is encoded by the exons atgagatACCTTCCAATCTGTCTTACCAAACAAAAGAACACTCTCTTCATAACAATTTTGTTACTAAGCTGCATAACTATAAAACTCGACCTGTGTTTCTCCAGTGTCCCGTCTTCGCTGAAGGCGCTTCAGCTCTACGGCCATTTCAGCTTTGAGAACAACGAATTAGCCGCCAGAGATTTTGGCAATCGATATCATCACCTCCCTTTGGCAGTTTTACACCCCAAGTCCGTCGCTGATATTTCCACAACCATAAAGCATGTTTGGCAAATGGGACCCGGCTCAGAACTGACAGTTGCTGCTAGGGGCCATGGCCACTCGCTCCAAGGTCAGGCACAAGCACACCAAGGAATCATAATCAACATGGAGTCACTCCGTGGAGGTGACATCATGCGTGTTCACGAAGGACGCTTCCCCTATGTGGATGTCCCTGCTGGGGAATTGTGGATAAATGTGTTGCATGAGACCCTGAAATATGGATTAGCTCCAAAATCTTGGACGGATTACCTACATCTTACAGTTGGCGGTACTTTGTCTAATGCAGGGATCAGCGGGCAGGCATTTCGACATGGCCCCCAAATCAGTAACGTCCATCAGCTCGAGGTTGTTACAG GGAAAGGAGAAGTTGTAACTTGTTCAGAAGAACAGAATGCTGACCTCTTCCATGGAGTGCTGGGAGGACTCGGGCAGTTTGGCATAATAACTAGAGCAAGAATCTCTCTGGAGCCAGCGCCAAAGATG GTGAAATGGATAAGAGTACTCTACTCAGATTTCTTCACATTTTCCAGAGATCAGGAGCGCCTAATATCTGCAGAAAACACATTTGATTACATAGAAGGGTTGGTGATTAAAAACAGGTCAGGACTGATGAATAATTGGAGAGCATCATTCGACCCGAAAGACCCAGTTCAAGCAAAACAATTTGTATCAGACGGAAGAACACTATTTTGTCTCGAATTGACAAAAAATTTTGATCCCAATAATGCAGAGTCAGTAAGCAAG GAAATTGAGAGCTTATTATCCCAATTGAGCTACGAACCATCAACTCTGTTTATGTCAGAAGTTTCTTATGTCGAATTCTTGGACAGAGTTCACGCATCAGAGAAAAAACTGAGAGAAAAAGGATTGTGGGATCTCCCTCACCCGTGGCTCAACCTTCTAGTTCCTAGAAGCAAGATACAATATTTTGCTTCAGAAGTCTTTGGCAATATTCTACGAGATACAAGCAATGGCCCTGTTCTCATCTATCCAGTAAACAAGTCAAA AAGAAGATATCTTTTACCTGGTGGCCTTCCTATCACAAGCAAATCCCACATCCACAGGAACCGACGGCTTAGCTCATATATTAACTCAAAACCAAAGGGTTCTGGATTTCTGTGA
- the LOC116031022 gene encoding cytokinin dehydrogenase 6-like isoform X1 translates to MRYLPICLTKQKNTLFITILLLSCITIKLDLCFSSVPSSLKALQLYGHFSFENNELAARDFGNRYHHLPLAVLHPKSVADISTTIKHVWQMGPGSELTVAARGHGHSLQGQAQAHQGIIINMESLRGGDIMRVHEGRFPYVDVPAGELWINVLHETLKYGLAPKSWTDYLHLTVGGTLSNAGISGQAFRHGPQISNVHQLEVVTGKGEVVTCSEEQNADLFHGVLGGLGQFGIITRARISLEPAPKMVKWIRVLYSDFFTFSRDQERLISAENTFDYIEGLVIKNRSGLMNNWRASFDPKDPVQAKQFVSDGRTLFCLELTKNFDPNNAESVSKEIESLLSQLSYEPSTLFMSEVSYVEFLDRVHASEKKLREKGLWDLPHPWLNLLVPRSKIQYFASEVFGNILRDTSNGPVLIYPVNKSKWDNRTSFVPPEEDIFYLVAFLSQANPTSTGTDGLAHILTQNQRVLDFCEDAHLGVKQYLPHYKTQEQWRAHFGPRWEVFVQRKSTYDPLAILAPGQGIFRKAISVL, encoded by the exons atgagatACCTTCCAATCTGTCTTACCAAACAAAAGAACACTCTCTTCATAACAATTTTGTTACTAAGCTGCATAACTATAAAACTCGACCTGTGTTTCTCCAGTGTCCCGTCTTCGCTGAAGGCGCTTCAGCTCTACGGCCATTTCAGCTTTGAGAACAACGAATTAGCCGCCAGAGATTTTGGCAATCGATATCATCACCTCCCTTTGGCAGTTTTACACCCCAAGTCCGTCGCTGATATTTCCACAACCATAAAGCATGTTTGGCAAATGGGACCCGGCTCAGAACTGACAGTTGCTGCTAGGGGCCATGGCCACTCGCTCCAAGGTCAGGCACAAGCACACCAAGGAATCATAATCAACATGGAGTCACTCCGTGGAGGTGACATCATGCGTGTTCACGAAGGACGCTTCCCCTATGTGGATGTCCCTGCTGGGGAATTGTGGATAAATGTGTTGCATGAGACCCTGAAATATGGATTAGCTCCAAAATCTTGGACGGATTACCTACATCTTACAGTTGGCGGTACTTTGTCTAATGCAGGGATCAGCGGGCAGGCATTTCGACATGGCCCCCAAATCAGTAACGTCCATCAGCTCGAGGTTGTTACAG GGAAAGGAGAAGTTGTAACTTGTTCAGAAGAACAGAATGCTGACCTCTTCCATGGAGTGCTGGGAGGACTCGGGCAGTTTGGCATAATAACTAGAGCAAGAATCTCTCTGGAGCCAGCGCCAAAGATG GTGAAATGGATAAGAGTACTCTACTCAGATTTCTTCACATTTTCCAGAGATCAGGAGCGCCTAATATCTGCAGAAAACACATTTGATTACATAGAAGGGTTGGTGATTAAAAACAGGTCAGGACTGATGAATAATTGGAGAGCATCATTCGACCCGAAAGACCCAGTTCAAGCAAAACAATTTGTATCAGACGGAAGAACACTATTTTGTCTCGAATTGACAAAAAATTTTGATCCCAATAATGCAGAGTCAGTAAGCAAG GAAATTGAGAGCTTATTATCCCAATTGAGCTACGAACCATCAACTCTGTTTATGTCAGAAGTTTCTTATGTCGAATTCTTGGACAGAGTTCACGCATCAGAGAAAAAACTGAGAGAAAAAGGATTGTGGGATCTCCCTCACCCGTGGCTCAACCTTCTAGTTCCTAGAAGCAAGATACAATATTTTGCTTCAGAAGTCTTTGGCAATATTCTACGAGATACAAGCAATGGCCCTGTTCTCATCTATCCAGTAAACAAGTCAAA gtgGGATAACAGGACTTCATTTGTTCCTCCAGAAGAAGATATCTTTTACCTGGTGGCCTTCCTATCACAAGCAAATCCCACATCCACAGGAACCGACGGCTTAGCTCATATATTAACTCAAAACCAAAGGGTTCTGGATTTCTGTGAGGATGCGCATCTTGGGGTAAAGCAATATCTCCCTCATTACAAGACACAGGAGCAGTGGCGGGCCCACTTTGGTCCACGCTGGGAAGTCTTTGTGCAGAGAAAATCAACTTATGATCCATTAGCTATACTTGCTCCTGGTCAAGGAATTTTTCGAAAAGCAATATCAGTTTTATGA